AGCAACCCTTCTTCTAAGCTTGCCAAATTGTTGCATTCACTGATTCGTAAGTATGAGAGAGATGATGTCGTTTGATTGTATCCGCTTTCATTTGTTTCTAGTTCCCGTAGGCTTGGCAGCTCTGTTAACCCAACTTTTTCTAGTGTTAAATGTGTAAGGGAAGGAGGGAGAGGAGGCAACCTCTCGAGCTTAGTGCATTCAGTGATAAAAAGTCTTTGTAAGCTTGGAAATAGCTCGCTGCCGTCAATCCAACACCACCTTTCACATGCCGACATGCCGCCGATCCAGAGTCTTTCCAAGCTAAGAAAACACTTGGATATAGCTTCAGTGCTAAAGAACCCATGATCTATCTGTTTCACTGCTGATATCTTCAGAATGTTAAGAACCTTAAGACATGGAAGTCGTCCAAGATTATTAGGAAGCTCCTCGAGTGCCTCCAGGTCACGCAGTACTAGCGTCTCTACCCTTGGAAGTAGTACTTTTTCTGTAGCACCGTAGAAAGAAAAATCAATATGTTTTAACATAGACATCCCACACATGCATAGAGACTTGAGACATGGAAGTGAACCAAGATCAGGGAGCGCCTCTAAAACTGGCAAGTTCATCAGTTCCAGCACTTCTAGCACAGGGAACGGATCATTTTCTGTGCCATGAACTGATGATGCAAACTCAATGTGTTTCAACAACCGCATTTCTTTCATGCGTAGAAACCTGAGACGTGGAAAATGTCCTAAAAAGGAGAACTCTTCCAGCGCATGCATGTGCATTAACTCCAACTCTTCTAGTATTGGAAACAAGGAATTTTCTATGCCACCAGATGCTGCAAAAACAATGTGTTTCAATAACCTCATTCCTATCATGCGAAGAACCCTGAGACGTGGAAAATATCCTAGATCGGAGAACTCTTTCAACGCATGCAGGTTCCTCAACTCCAACTCTTCTAGCATAGGAAACAAGGAATTTTCTATGGCACCGGCTGCTGCAAAATCAATGTGTTTCAATAGCCTCATTCCTATCATGCGAAGAACCCTGAGACGTGGAAAATGTCCTAGACCGGAGAACTCTTCCAACGCATGCAGGTTGCTTAACTCCAACTCTTCTAGCATAGGAAACAAGGAATTTTCTATGGCACCGGATGCTGCAAAATCAATGTGTTTCAATGACCTCATTTCTATCATGCGAAGAACCTTGAGAAGTGGAAAATGTCCTAGACCGGAGAACTCTTCCAATGCATGTAGGTTCCTCAACTCCAACTCTTCTAGCATAGGAAACAAGGAATTTTCTATGACACCGGATGCTGCAAAAATAATGCGTTTCAATGACCATATTCCTATAATAAGAAGAATCCTGAGACGTGGAAAATGTCCTAGAATGGAGAACTCTTCCAACGCAGGCATGTGCTTCAACTCCAACTCTTCTAGCATAGGAAACAAGGAATTTTCCATTGCACAAGATGCTGCAAAATCAATGTGTTTCAATGACTCTATTTTTGTCATTCGAACGACCCTCAGACAAGGAAATCGTCCAAGATTGGGAAATTCTTCAGATACATTCATGTTCGTCAACTGTAGCTCTTCTAGCATAGGAAATAATTTGCTCTCTCTAGAACCACATACCGCAAAACATGATTTCGAGAAGCACATGCTCTCTATATGGAAGACCTTGAGGTGCGGCAGCAATGCAGTGCAGGAAATATCTTTCCAACTCTCACAGTGACTCAACTCAAGTCTTTCCAAGTTGGATAACTCCTCCTTTTTCAACCAGCTGGGTGATCTGAAACCATAATACCTACTGATCTTTAATCGTTTTAGCGACTCATGCGGTTGGAGCCCTTCAAGTACCTCCTCCGTGGCAACTAACTTGTTCTCCAACTTGGGATCAGATTCCCATTCCAACTCTAGAGCATCAAGGTACTCTTTGTTCTTCATTTGAGCATTTTCAGCCTCTTCTTTAGTTTCAACATTCTCCAGATTAGTAATTTTAAGTTTTCCATGAAGTTGCTTCAAACCACTTAGCTCCATGATCTTGAATCCAACTTCCTTTCGCACTTGGAATTCAGACAATTCTTGAAGAGAGGTTAGCCTTCTTATCATTTTTATCTTTACAACTACTTCATTTTCAACATCAATATGCCTCAAATTAATTAGCTGACTTATATCTTCTGGAAGAGAGATTAGTGACTTGCTATGTGCTTTCAGTGTTTGCAGATTGTAGAGTTCACACAGTGATTCAGGCAATTTTCGTATGAAATTGTGAGAAATGTCCAGGTACCGTAGATGTACCAATTCACCAATACTCGTAGGCAGCATCAGCAAGCAACAATCAGACAAAACCAATACACGAATGCTTCTTAATTTTTCAATAATGTCCAGGGGTGGTGACTCTAGATATTGGCAGAATAGAGAATGCAATTTCTTAAATATAGACCTCAATTGTTTTGTCTCTACGAACTCTGTTTCAACTGCTAGATGACGGAGGGTGGTTGATATCTTATTGGACTTGCCATCAGTAATCCTACTTGTTTCGTCCATAGAAAGCGACTGTGTTAGATCATGTATGAGATCATGCATCACGTAATAATGCCTCCCAAATGTTGCTTCTTGTTGAAACAAAGACATGTTGACCAACTCATGAAAGTACTTACTTGCCACATCTTCCATCCTCTGATTTCCTTGAGCTACAATGAACCCTTCAGCGATCCAAATTCTTGTTAACTCAATTTCAGAAAACCTGTGATCCTTTTGAAAGAGGGAACAGAAGGCAAAACACAGCTTGAGAGGTGCACTAAGATATTGATAGCTCAGTAGTAGGACTGGAATAATATCATTTTTATTCTGTTGCAATTCCCATATCTCGCTCTTCATTATACTTCTCCAGTGGTGTGGGTTCATGTTGGATCCTAACAGGTTTCCCACTGTTTTTGCTGCTAGTGGCAAGCCCTTCAACTTCAAAGCTATACTTCTTCCGATGTCCGCAAGTTCTGGGTGGTCCTCAGGTTTGGAAGAACCAAATGCGCATTGCTTGAACAGCTCCCAATAAGATATTTCATCTAAACTGCCAAGAACAATCGCCTCCACTGAACCAATATTTTTGGCAATGCTCAAGCTCCGAGTTGTCACTATGACCTTGCTTCCTGCAGCAGCATACATGAACGGCGCACACAACTTTCTCCACTCCTCCTCGTCTTCATTCCATACATCATCAAGGACTAACAAAATCATCTTAGATGCAATTTTCTCTTTTAGAATGCCTTGGAGAACATCTAGCGTCATTTGCGAAGAATGTTCAGTCTTGGTTACCGACTCGATCATCTCCTTGGTGAGTCTTTGCACATTAAAATTATCAGACACACAAATCCAACTCTTGAAGGTGAAATGGTTCTGAATCTTTTCATCTTTGTAAACAAGCTGAGCCAGAGTAGTCTTCCCAACACCTCCTATTCCGACAAGAGGTATGACCGAGAAGCTACTGCCCTCGTCACTTGCTGATGCTGACTCCTCTGTTGATCTTAGTAATAGCTCTATTATTCtctttttttcttcctctctgccaAGCACTTTGCTGATCAAGAAAGAGCTTGTTTCTCGGGTGGCCGGCGCCAAATCAGATTGATATCTCCCATCAGATGCATCCACTTGTAATGATTGGCACATTTCCTTCATGTCAGCATAAACACAATCCAACTTTTTCTGGATCTTGTTCAGTCTTTTGACAGAATCACTGAACAATTTAGTTTTGGCGTTCCTAATAGCTCTCGAAAATTGGTTAAGAACCTTGTGACTTGCCTCTTCTTTAATCTTTTGCTTCATGCCATGGAACGTCAGTTCATCGAGGAAGTCTTCGGCGTCGTAAGCGGCATCTTGGAGTTGCTTCATCATCTCGACTAACCTTGCGTCCCTGCTCCATCTCATCCCTGCCTTGTCGACGATCGTGTGGATGTTAAGCAGAGATCTTTGTAGCTTCTGCAAGTCATCGTCCTCTAGGCCATGCAGCTTTCCTCTCAGCGAAGATGTCCACACACTGTCGACAAGCATCTTGATGACAGGCTGCGCTAGCCATCCTCCGACTGTCAGGGCTGCTGCACCCTCCATTGGATGTATTTTTGAGAAGAAGTAAAAGAACAGAAGCCTATTTCACGAAGCCGATCCCCAGTTCACAAGAGAGAATGCGCAACATAAAAAAGGATCTTTGCTATTCCGTTGACTTTAAAAGAACCATTATTCCTTACGCCATTTCTGAATTAAGAAATAGAGGAATTGACTTTTTACACGAAGTGTAGATGACAATTTGCTCGTCATAAAAACAATTCTGTTTATGCCCTGTTTATTTAGAGGTGGTTGAGAAAGAAAAGATTATATTGCATATTCTTTATCTGTTTAGACATAAAATAATAAATGAAaggttttttatataattttatctaTATGAAATTAAATGAaacgtattttttttattatctctaATTGATAGGTTTAATTGTAAGTTGTGTATTTAGTACAAATCGAACTATTAAAATAATCTAACTTAGGTTTATTGAATTTTGACTATTGAATATAGACTTTGTATGTATAGAACCTATAGTACGTATCTATTATAATTTATGTGCTGATAATAGATGTATATATAGGGTTGCTCCCCaaaaatttaggatttaaaaaattttgacaaaGCTTTTGGTTTCCTATTGATCTAAAGTTTTTCAACGTCGTCACCCCTAAATCCCTTGGAAAACCTCTTTTTCTTTCCATTATATCCTCTTCCacataaattaaaataagatGATTGTTCAATCAGGTTTATTATCTTAAACATGTATATGTATCTATTTTTCTTATGTTATGTTCTCGATGAAATGAAGATTCATgctcatttatttttatttttcctattcgaattcttatttCGACTATTTAAAATTCATGCGGCTTAAAttttacaagaactatcaatTAGTATCAGAACGAGATTTCTATTTTGTCATTTTTATTGAcaataaagtttaatttttcattGATTTGTTGTTGGTATGTTAGAACAAGTTCTTTTAGTATAATTCAATTTTTTATCGTTAAAAATCATATAAGAAAAAAATTAGGATATACGATGAACACGAAGAATGACATGCTTTAATCGAACAAGTGATCGCCGAGTCTAAAATTTTAAACAGAAATTAATGGCTTTAAGCTTACATCAATTTTTAATTGACTAATATTATTGTTTTAATCGATTAATGTGTTTTTGAAATCGATGATTGATTAAACACGGTGAATATAAACAGTGTTTTATACAAAAAAAACCACATACTGTTTCGATGCGAAACGCtatgtcattttttttaaaaaacagacTGTTTCATTAAGACGGTTTTCGTATGATATACTACAGAAAGAgagaaaattattattattattttttaatgcaTGAATAATATAAGTAGTATAATACGTTTTTTTTAACCGTATATACTGTTTATAAATTTTAATGTAATGATTAATGgattaaatagtattaaataataatatttgattatagaaattaaaataagttttagcTTTTAAGGGAGGATTCTATATATAATCATATAGTTAACATATAAAGCGTTCGGATCGATTAggataattaataaaattataccAATCGATTATCATAAgatattgatccggtggtaagaatccggaaccccataacgagggATCAACACCGCGGGGAGGTTAAAGGGCCCAgtggcccgccggagaaggacgagccgaccggatttaGAAGGAAgggacatctggtagtaaaaggcaccctggtagggaccagggttccgacgctcaatgaaacagtacataatgaccgagcggagggacgggccgcccggccgacgcagggaattaaggccgtccggacgacgttcttcacccggtcggccggacggacgtcccggccgggcggtgggtaaaggaagggaacaccctctgacagccgtcaagtcgtatgactACACCATACCCCTAGTCTGGcgacggggtgtcctgttgtcccatcgaagacatgctcggactgtagcagtatggtgtcaggtaagctctctgacaagtacataccgaggtatgggtggctgacacgtctgcacctcggtgaacgtgcattagttctctcctcgctctatatatagagcctcttacttcgccgcaggTACGCGGAAAATCATCTCTAGAACCACCTTTTGCattatttgcttgcctgacttgagcgtcggagcgtcgacgccgggaacccttcccggcccgacttctgtgcaggttcgccggagattcgtgcgaccagacggaggcctacgtcctcgactaggagcgcgccacgtgcccagcgtcctttggttcggtgattcggacaggatcaatttggcgccatctgtgggaacactcctgcatccgatcgggaacaatggacgaagctggacgacaacacatggtgacgcttttgaacgaggaactcgacgctctgatcgaaacAAGGgccgctaagctcgtggagcaaaaacagaaagccgcatccgagcggccggagcagcaagcaacatcagcatctggtggccgaacggaagcaccacctgccaacgtcgcatttcatcgggctctgttccgaaCCCCTGAAGCCTTACCAACTCACAGAGATAAGGGGTCTTCTTCGGAGGAAATGCCTCGACGAgacgacaggaaggggaaagccccccgagcggacgcgtcgcccgagcggatcaatcgccaattttcagaggccattctacgagaccctctgcccaagcactatatgaccccgacgatcggcgagtataatgggacaaccgacccggatgatcacctgggtaagtttgataacacggcaaccctccatcaatacacagatggagtaaagtgccgagtttttctcaccactctctcgggatcggctcaacggtggttccggaggctgccggacggatccatcacaagcttcaaggactttcgaacggccttcctccaccacttcgccagcagtcggcgttatcaaaaaacaagcgtaagtctgttcgccatcaagcaagaggcccgggaatcgcttcgagcatacatccagcgattcaaccaagtggcgatggacattccaacggccacttcggaaactatgatgaatgccttcacacaaggcctagtggatggagatttcttccgatcgctcatccgaaagccgccccgggattacgatcacatgctacatcgggccaacgagtacattaacgtggaagaagcacaggcggccaggaaaaaagaaacaccCGCCGAGCGGcctcctccggccgagcggaaacagcacgccgctcatcagccacctagaggaccgagggtcgaagcaatccgctccccccatgccaggtctcacgtgcaagaagtagctgccgcccgacccaagccaaagaagaaatggaccccgatgttctgctccttccaccggacggatacgcacaacacaagggattgtcgaagtcttcccttcgtggctcatcctgtgccacgGAATGCTGGACGACGATCTCCCTCAGTCGATCGGCGACAGAGAATTcaggaagccgatcggacgcgagttgATAGGCCacgacaacagactcccgatcggcatcgctctcctaggcgagagaatcgccgagcgtccagagaacggtcccgaccatccgctcgggaagaggaaaataaaagcaacacttcccgaggcgagatcaatgtcatcgctggcgggccgaccggaggagactccaatcgagctagaaaggcgaacgtgcggcagctccaaatccatgccgtCGGTTGCAGCAGAGAGAGAGCAAGCGGAcctgaaatcagtttcgggcccggggacttggaaggagttgaagtgcctcacgacgacgctctgctcatcaatgcggtaatagccaactacactattcaccgcgtatttgttgacacagggagctcagtcaacatcatattcaagagggcgttcgatcagctgcaaattgatcgagccgagctgctacctatgacgactccgctctacgggttcacgggtaacgaagttcagccggtcggccagatccggttggctacctcgctgggagaagagccgctcaggaggacgagaacaacaaacttcgtagtggttgactctccctcgtcctacaacgtcattttgggacgaccggcactcagcgaattccgggcggtcgtctcaacctttcatcagaagatcaaattccccgtggaggaccatgtgggagaagtacgaggagaccagctagcagctcggcgatgttacatcgagatggtccgagcagaggccaattctgctcggaaaaagccccgaatcgaggtaaacGTCATCACCGAAAGGCCACCcactttaatttatgaggaaaaagaagaagtgcagattcatccaacccgatcggaggccacaacctttattgcgtccgatctggaggagaagcagaaagaggagttGATCCAGTGCCTCAGGAGAAATcacgatgtcttcgtctggtcgacacatgagttgcccggaatttcgccaaacatagcgcagcatgagttgcacgtccgaccggatgctcggccggtaaaacaaagaaaaagatatttcagcgccgagcagaacgccatcatccggacggaggtagagaaacttctggaagccggccatatatgtgag
The genomic region above belongs to Zingiber officinale cultivar Zhangliang chromosome 11A, Zo_v1.1, whole genome shotgun sequence and contains:
- the LOC122031593 gene encoding putative disease resistance protein RGA3 translates to MEGAAALTVGGWLAQPVIKMLVDSVWTSSLRGKLHGLEDDDLQKLQRSLLNIHTIVDKAGMRWSRDARLVEMMKQLQDAAYDAEDFLDELTFHGMKQKIKEEASHKVLNQFSRAIRNAKTKLFSDSVKRLNKIQKKLDCVYADMKEMCQSLQVDASDGRYQSDLAPATRETSSFLISKVLGREEEKKRIIELLLRSTEESASASDEGSSFSVIPLVGIGGVGKTTLAQLVYKDEKIQNHFTFKSWICVSDNFNVQRLTKEMIESVTKTEHSSQMTLDVLQGILKEKIASKMILLVLDDVWNEDEEEWRKLCAPFMYAAAGSKVIVTTRSLSIAKNIGSVEAIVLGSLDEISYWELFKQCAFGSSKPEDHPELADIGRSIALKLKGLPLAAKTVGNLLGSNMNPHHWRSIMKSEIWELQQNKNDIIPVLLLSYQYLSAPLKLCFAFCSLFQKDHRFSEIELTRIWIAEGFIVAQGNQRMEDVASKYFHELVNMSLFQQEATFGRHYYVMHDLIHDLTQSLSMDETSRITDGKSNKISTTLRHLAVETEFVETKQLRSIFKKLHSLFCQYLESPPLDIIEKLRSIRVLVLSDCCLLMLPTSIGELVHLRYLDISHNFIRKLPESLCELYNLQTLKAHSKSLISLPEDISQLINLRHIDVENEVVVKIKMIRRLTSLQELSEFQVRKEVGFKIMELSGLKQLHGKLKITNLENVETKEEAENAQMKNKEYLDALELEWESDPKLENKLVATEEVLEGLQPHESLKRLKISRYYGFRSPSWLKKEELSNLERLELSHCESWKDISCTALLPHLKVFHIESMCFSKSCFAVCGSRESKLFPMLEELQLTNMNVSEEFPNLGRFPCLRVVRMTKIESLKHIDFAASCAMENSLFPMLEELELKHMPALEEFSILGHFPRLRILLIIGIWSLKRIIFAASGVIENSLFPMLEELELRNLHALEEFSGLGHFPLLKVLRMIEMRSLKHIDFAASGAIENSLFPMLEELELSNLHALEEFSGLGHFPRLRVLRMIGMRLLKHIDFAAAGAIENSLFPMLEELELRNLHALKEFSDLGYFPRLRVLRMIGMRLLKHIVFAASGGIENSLFPILEELELMHMHALEEFSFLGHFPRLRFLRMKEMRLLKHIEFASSVHGTENDPFPVLEVLELMNLPVLEALPDLGSLPCLKSLCMCGMSMLKHIDFSFYGATEKVLLPRVETLVLRDLEALEELPNNLGRLPCLKVLNILKISAVKQIDHGFFSTEAISKCFLSLERLWIGGMSACERWCWIDGSELFPSLQRLFITECTKLERLPPLPPSLTHLTLEKVGLTELPSLRELETNESGYNQTTSSLSYLRISECNNLASLEEGLLSQNLSDIEAIHVEGCNELMRMPLKRFENFTSLKELQIKACPKLSLTQEEEAALLPPSFKVFILNDCGDLNKLWLGHPYRWTF